A section of the Bacillus pumilus genome encodes:
- a CDS encoding ATP-binding protein: MKIRSLHIAHFGKFSNRTFHFSDDGFQLVYGLNESGKTTLKTFIESMLFGFPKNKMYKSKQGSFYGGSLTCHDDEIGVIHIERTSDRGGHAQVFLPNGEVKDEAFLQALLKGTDRRLYQSIYSFDVFGLQNVQALNQDQIGEFLLFSSLFGSDAATKMDSRLLKQQEQLFKPNGRKPELNQQLDRLKELTGQLKQARLVEGSYTEKKREQSELTETIEKLQNEMKQTEEHLQKLTESIQVYPMIEKKVELKKELARFPDRVKRFRAETKHELDKLESHLHPKNAQLTALKQKLDHLQTSLVQVQPLYDKDTLMEMNRVVDEASNAELVKKRIAECRANRDSLKQKIDEAEVKLKWERPIKLEQIDDSLEFEWELKETVTQYIRLMDRKAQLDERFDHARHELDEAEAVLKGLKEQQVKLHGAEDDANNTRSKKKPIDSQASLFQGLIAFDVVFLFVLFFLTEWWITLLFAGFSVFLFFVIYSFSQRNSNKQRNGEDALDSFQVQAASAETLMRQKELLYERIIRQYEDWELELEPVQQQVEEKKRQLGLSSELSFLVEAFHILKQLKMNTAAYDEFQREIEKLSDQQSIYERKVSALSSILQKKEGTIQENISVFQEILKDETKREKERQTLHVSIQHAMQQLTTLEGEIQYYEKQTDELFRQVEAESKEDYQVLSHLSKEYRERLSELQQLNQELHRSGCFDEEEWIVRKGLPLLEEECAKAKQHLHDVQLNAENTEKRLAELAVEIRQIEASGTVSDLTHQLTAEQEHAKHLAKKWAAIQLVRTVIREKLNEHKETRLPALLHTASSFIQPLTNDRYEAILFSPEDDLLMVKRMDGRIFRPEELSQATCEQIYLAIRFALALSHQQDCQLPFMMDDSFVHFDHVRLGRVLEMMNELTRFETQLFYFTCHEHMKQAAEDGQVTSLAVE; the protein is encoded by the coding sequence ATGAAAATACGTTCACTCCATATCGCCCATTTCGGTAAATTTTCAAATCGCACCTTTCACTTTTCTGATGACGGTTTTCAGCTAGTTTACGGTCTGAATGAATCGGGGAAAACGACATTGAAAACGTTTATTGAATCGATGTTATTTGGTTTTCCAAAAAACAAGATGTACAAGTCGAAACAGGGTTCTTTTTATGGTGGTTCCCTCACTTGTCATGATGACGAGATTGGCGTTATTCACATTGAGAGAACATCCGACCGCGGTGGGCATGCACAGGTGTTTTTACCGAATGGTGAAGTGAAAGACGAAGCTTTTCTACAGGCGCTTTTAAAGGGAACGGATCGCAGATTATATCAATCAATCTATTCGTTTGATGTGTTTGGACTGCAAAATGTCCAAGCCTTAAACCAGGATCAGATAGGCGAATTTCTACTTTTCTCAAGTTTATTTGGCTCAGATGCAGCCACCAAGATGGATAGCAGGCTGCTAAAGCAACAGGAACAGCTGTTTAAACCAAATGGCCGCAAGCCTGAATTAAACCAGCAGCTTGATCGTTTAAAAGAGCTGACAGGTCAGTTGAAACAAGCGAGATTGGTAGAAGGTAGCTATACCGAAAAGAAACGGGAGCAATCTGAATTAACGGAGACGATCGAAAAGCTTCAAAATGAAATGAAACAAACGGAAGAACACCTTCAGAAACTGACTGAATCCATTCAAGTCTATCCCATGATTGAGAAAAAAGTGGAGTTGAAAAAGGAATTAGCCCGCTTTCCAGACCGAGTCAAACGTTTTAGAGCAGAAACCAAGCATGAGCTTGATAAACTAGAATCACACCTTCACCCGAAAAACGCTCAATTAACTGCACTGAAACAGAAGTTAGATCATTTGCAAACCTCACTCGTACAAGTTCAACCGCTTTATGACAAGGATACCTTAATGGAGATGAATAGAGTCGTAGATGAAGCATCGAATGCTGAGCTTGTGAAAAAACGCATAGCAGAGTGTCGAGCAAACCGTGATTCATTGAAACAAAAAATAGACGAAGCGGAAGTAAAGCTAAAGTGGGAGCGCCCGATAAAGCTCGAACAAATCGACGATTCGCTTGAATTTGAGTGGGAATTAAAGGAGACTGTCACTCAATACATCCGTCTCATGGACAGAAAGGCGCAGTTAGATGAACGTTTTGATCACGCGAGACATGAGCTGGACGAAGCAGAAGCTGTTCTAAAAGGGTTAAAGGAACAGCAAGTAAAACTGCACGGAGCAGAAGATGATGCGAATAATACAAGATCGAAAAAGAAACCGATTGATTCACAGGCGTCGCTATTCCAAGGCTTGATCGCATTTGATGTGGTGTTTCTGTTTGTTCTATTCTTTTTAACAGAGTGGTGGATCACACTATTATTTGCGGGATTTTCTGTTTTTCTCTTCTTTGTCATTTACTCATTCAGTCAAAGAAACTCTAATAAACAAAGAAACGGAGAAGACGCCTTAGATTCCTTTCAAGTGCAGGCAGCTTCTGCTGAAACACTTATGAGGCAGAAGGAGCTGCTCTACGAAAGAATCATCCGGCAATATGAAGACTGGGAGCTAGAGCTCGAGCCTGTCCAGCAGCAAGTAGAGGAAAAGAAGAGACAGCTTGGCTTGTCGTCTGAGCTTTCTTTCCTAGTAGAGGCCTTCCATATTCTAAAACAATTAAAAATGAATACAGCGGCATATGACGAGTTTCAGCGTGAAATAGAAAAGCTCTCCGATCAGCAATCGATTTATGAGCGCAAAGTTTCAGCGTTAAGCAGTATCCTTCAAAAAAAGGAAGGAACTATTCAGGAGAATATTTCAGTCTTTCAAGAGATATTGAAAGATGAGACGAAAAGAGAAAAAGAACGCCAGACATTACATGTATCCATTCAACATGCGATGCAGCAGCTCACGACACTAGAAGGTGAAATTCAATATTACGAAAAACAAACGGATGAGCTTTTTCGTCAAGTAGAAGCAGAGTCCAAAGAAGATTACCAAGTGCTTTCTCATCTATCGAAAGAATACCGAGAACGACTTTCTGAGCTGCAGCAGCTGAATCAAGAGCTTCATAGAAGCGGTTGTTTTGATGAGGAGGAATGGATTGTTCGCAAAGGACTACCTCTTCTTGAGGAGGAGTGTGCCAAAGCAAAGCAGCACCTTCATGACGTTCAATTGAATGCGGAGAATACGGAAAAACGTTTAGCAGAACTAGCGGTGGAAATACGGCAAATAGAAGCTTCTGGAACAGTGTCTGATTTGACTCATCAGCTTACCGCAGAGCAGGAGCATGCGAAGCACCTCGCGAAAAAGTGGGCTGCCATTCAGCTTGTCCGCACCGTCATACGAGAAAAATTGAATGAGCATAAAGAAACAAGGTTGCCTGCATTGCTTCACACAGCCTCTAGTTTTATCCAACCGTTAACAAATGATCGTTATGAAGCGATTTTATTTTCACCTGAAGATGATTTGCTCATGGTGAAAAGAATGGATGGACGAATATTCCGCCCAGAGGAGCTTTCACAGGCAACGTGTGAACAGATCTATCTGGCGATTCGTTTTGCGCTTGCTTTGTCTCATCAGCAAGATTGCCAGCTTCCGTTTATGATGGATGACAGCTTTGTTCATTTTGATCACGTTCGTCTAGGCAGAGTGCTGGAGATGATGAACGAACTCACACGTTTTGAAACACAGCTGTTTTATTTCACCTGTCATGAGCATATGAAGCAAGCAGCAGAAGATGGACAGGTTACGAGTTTAGCAGTTGAATGA
- the yhaM gene encoding 3'-5' exoribonuclease YhaM, with amino-acid sequence MAKGIMTYDVGEQVDLHLLIKSSTKGIASNGKPFLTLILQDQSGDIEAKLWDAKQNDEQTYAAQTIVKVVGDIHHYRGRNQLKLRNIRPVAENEQIRIDDFLETAPIPKHDMMDTIMQYIFDMKNPNIQRVTRHLLKKYGQEFADYPAATKNHHEFVSGLAYHVVSMLHLAKSIVDLYPSLDRDLLYSGIILHDLGKVKELSGPVSTTYTVEGNLIGHISIMVTEIAKAAEELGIDSEEILILQHLVLSHHGKGEWGSPKPPMVKEAEILHYIDNLDAKMNMMDRALEHVKPGEYTERIFALENRSFYKPTFHE; translated from the coding sequence ATGGCTAAAGGGATCATGACCTATGATGTCGGCGAACAAGTTGACCTGCATTTATTAATTAAATCATCTACTAAAGGGATTGCGAGTAATGGCAAACCATTTTTAACGTTAATTCTTCAAGATCAAAGTGGAGATATTGAGGCGAAATTATGGGATGCGAAGCAGAATGATGAACAAACCTATGCCGCACAAACCATTGTGAAGGTAGTTGGCGATATTCATCATTATCGCGGGAGGAATCAGCTGAAACTTAGGAATATACGCCCTGTTGCTGAAAATGAGCAAATTCGAATTGATGATTTTCTCGAAACAGCTCCTATTCCAAAGCATGATATGATGGATACAATTATGCAATATATTTTTGATATGAAAAACCCTAATATACAGCGTGTCACAAGACATTTGCTGAAAAAATATGGACAGGAATTCGCTGACTATCCAGCAGCGACAAAAAACCATCACGAATTTGTTTCTGGTCTTGCTTATCACGTAGTGTCCATGCTGCATTTGGCTAAATCAATTGTGGATCTATATCCATCATTAGATCGAGATCTTTTATATTCAGGCATCATTCTTCATGATTTAGGAAAAGTCAAAGAGCTTTCAGGCCCAGTCTCAACCACCTATACGGTGGAAGGGAATTTAATTGGTCATATATCAATTATGGTGACAGAAATTGCGAAAGCTGCTGAAGAGCTTGGGATTGATTCAGAAGAAATTTTAATTCTACAGCACTTAGTACTAAGTCATCACGGAAAAGGTGAGTGGGGAAGCCCGAAACCACCAATGGTGAAGGAAGCCGAAATTCTCCACTATATTGATAATTTAGATGCGAAGATGAATATGATGGATCGTGCGCTTGAGCATGTGAAGCCAGGAGAATATACAGAACGTATTTTTGCGTTAGAGAATCGTTCATTTTATAAACCAACTTTTCACGAGTAA
- a CDS encoding sporulation YhaL family protein: MLFFPWWVYACIIGIIFCAYKLMTTAKEEQEIDQSFIEKEGEIFIERMEQERERRRQGQQMKRSQDSAAHEDHSIA; encoded by the coding sequence ATGTTGTTTTTTCCATGGTGGGTGTATGCATGTATCATTGGCATTATTTTCTGTGCGTATAAATTAATGACAACGGCCAAAGAGGAGCAAGAGATTGATCAATCCTTTATTGAGAAGGAAGGAGAGATTTTTATCGAGCGAATGGAGCAAGAAAGAGAGCGCAGACGTCAGGGACAGCAAATGAAAAGATCCCAAGATTCGGCGGCACATGAAGATCACTCGATTGCTTAA